The DNA region aaatttcatcTTTTTCTCGTTTGTTGTGGTATACGTAAATTTAGTGTTAATGATATCAGTAACATTCACCAAAATTCTGTTAGTAACTGTATTTTGCTAGCATTAACTTTTTTCTCAGTTtcaacttgattttttttaatgtcggCTTCCGTCATCCTGacaaaatgtaaacacagcAAACGCCCAAAAATTGATGAACATAGCCTAAAAATTCAGAAACTTCTTGATACAATTGTGGAAGAGGTGACGGCCAACGTGTACATCAACAACTGACAATACGTCAATTATGAGTAatttttgatgtttttgttCAGTGCATTTTAATGTGTTCATTAACTATTTATTTGAATTCTAATGTTCATTAGGCTTATAAGCAAATATTCAATGAACCGTTGATACAACCTGGGCCAGGAGGCAATCCAAGTTTTAGGTAAATAAATCGGCATATATCTTTACAGTGTATTGTGAAATTGACAATTGGTTTTTAGCAGGAACACTTAAATAAGTAGAAAAGGTtgaaaacattctttaaaactgttttaaaaaatagtttcaaTCGATTAATGAGGTAGTTCTCTTTTATCAGTATGGAcgtatatgtaaaaaatatcaattcttACTTCCTCTTATCCGTTTTTTTCCCCCCGTTTCAGGaatgttatttgtattttgCTGTCCATTTTCTCGTTCTTTGGGATAGGGAGTAGACTCCGTAGGTTCTCCCACACACACTCCAGATTCGGGAAATTTTTCGCATTTTAAACCTGCTGGCCACCCATTTCCAAATTTACTCATTAACATTTCGCATCCATTTCTCGCTTTATTACACAGAGAGCGACACGGAGGAATTGCTTCCTCCAAAACAGTACACACGGGCGCATACACAGTACACATGAAAAACTTCAGCTGAGGGCTGCACTGGGCTTTCACGAAGGGAAAGAACTGATGAACCTCTAGTCCGGCTTCTTCTTGTTTTTGATGGTTTAAAAGATTTGGCACAATAGTCCAGTTATAAGGCAAGTCCTTGCATAATGGAATCGAAATCGGCTCACATTTACCGTGAGATGGTAACACTCTTTGTCCATTCCCAATTACAATTACAAATGCAATGCACAAAAATAAAGACAGATTCCCTTTTAAATTTGCCATGTCAAAGTTTTCTAAATGCAGTGCATATACTCGTGATGGCAGTGTATGGGTATTGAAGACTTAATGTAATGATCCTAGAATAAAAAGAATACTGATTAGTCGTTCCTGCATCAAATAAATGCCTTAAAAAAAcgattaatatttatattcctTCAAAATCTATTTAAGTTTCTAGATCGTTGAAATagattactacatgtacaaacaaaacCGTATAAACTGAGATCTAGAAACTTTTGGATGCGTATACTCATATTCTTAAGAGGTCTGTATATTAAACTAACTGTACATACATGCATAATTATAATACACACAGAAAGAGAGCTCGGTGTAGTGGCATTTCAACATCATTGTTTGATACttgaaatatgaataattttagGAGTTGCATTGAAGTGCTTTGATGACAAAATTTTCTTTACACAAATCAAGAAGAAAAAATGTGCCTTTCTAAAACAATTTACTGTACTTTTACATTTCTATGAGGTACATTTACTTGTGATCCTTGCCAAATGTACAATGTACGTTATATACCATTGACCTAGTTGTGAGTgaataaaaaaatctgaaaataactCCCATTCCACCGTGTTCTCGTTATACTTTTAACAATGTCTTTTGTAGGAGGTTTTtcattgcatttcaaatattgtttttacgCAGATGAAATTGCATTCATTTTTCCCTAATGGAATAATTATGAATTCTACGGATACTAATGTGTAAAAAGTAGCACTTCAgtgtatataatgaaaatataatttaaacttTAAGAGGGTTCGACGGTCTCTGCAATTGAAACACTGtgttgatctcctttaaaagaaaatcactacatgtttatgaaaatataggaaaatacttgagttttaaaaggtaaaatatctG from Crassostrea angulata isolate pt1a10 chromosome 7, ASM2561291v2, whole genome shotgun sequence includes:
- the LOC128156056 gene encoding frizzled-1-like isoform X2, which translates into the protein MANLKGNLSLFLCIAFVIVIGNGQRVLPSHGKCEPISIPLCKDLPYNWTIVPNLLNHQKQEEAGLEVHQFFPFVKAQCSPQLKFFMCTVYAPVCTVLEEAIPPCRSLCNKARNGCEMLMSKFGNGWPAGLKCEKFPESGVCVGEPTESTPYPKERENGQQNTNNIPETGGKKRIRGNERNKDEGDQGTVTYNISKQTQDNGNVVTVAVENSTSRTVTKTTTYMEPSVSKNVTNMGQRKKIRPKDLRRMEYAVLVQQERKLREETTFFMFMNEMLRRMKMPIRELAKNITSIIDH
- the LOC128156056 gene encoding frizzled-1-like isoform X1, translated to MANLKGNLSLFLCIAFVIVIGNGQRVLPSHGKCEPISIPLCKDLPYNWTIVPNLLNHQKQEEAGLEVHQFFPFVKAQCSPQLKFFMCTVYAPVCTVLEEAIPPCRSLCNKARNGCEMLMSKFGNGWPAGLKCEKFPESGVCVGEPTESTPYPKERENGQQNTNNIPETGGKKRIRGIIITDERNKDEGDQGTVTYNISKQTQDNGNVVTVAVENSTSRTVTKTTTYMEPSVSKNVTNMGQRKKIRPKDLRRMEYAVLVQQERKLREETTFFMFMNEMLRRMKMPIRELAKNITSIIDH